One Calditrichota bacterium genomic window, AAGGGCGGCGGCTTCACCCTCTGGCGCCAATGCCAGGATGGGTTTGCGCGCGCCGATGTACTCGTACAGCTTGCCGGTGATGATGCCCTTGTTGGCAGGCGCATCGTCGATGATGAGCAGCAGCATGTCCGACGACAAGAGGAAACGCAGACTCTCCCCGTGCGGCACATAGGGCACCACTTCCACTACGCCGGCCAGCTCCGGGTCGCGAAGCATCTCCTCGATGAACCCACCGGTCCGTCCCACAAAACGCAGCAGGAGACGCTCGCGGAGAACGGGCTGCTCGGCGATGAGTGACTTCACCGCCCGCAGCAGCGCCTCCGGGTTGCGATGGCCGTACAGAGAGCCAGTGTAGGTGACGATGAGGCGGTCTGGTCGGGGCAGAGGTGTCAGGCCTTCGTAGTCGGCACCGTCGTAGCCGTTGGGCAGAATGTGCCAGCGGTTGTCATACAGTTTCGCGTGCCGGCTGGCCAGGTCCTCTGCCACGCCGCGCGACACGCCCAGAATCGCATCGGCACGCGCCAGCACCTGATGCTCCAAGAAGCAATCTACAGCCCGGGGCAGAAGAGGCCGTTGCGCCGCCGACAACCACCCCACCCACGAGTCCCGAAAGTCCGCCACCCACGGCAGGCCGGTGAGAAGCTTGAGGCAGAGGCCGATCAAGTGGCACGTGTAAGGCGGGGCGGAGCTGTAGATGACTGCAACTTGCTCCTGGCGCGCCACGCGCACTCCGCCGTACACAGCAAAAGGCAGCCAACCTACGCGCGCGTCCGGGATAAAAAGCCAGGCCCGCACCGCCTCCGCAAGCCGTTCCTTGAAGGCGCGCCGCTGGCGCTCGTCGCGGGTGAGCGAGGCGATGTCCAAGGCCTCATCTGGCCGCTTGCCGGTCAATCGCCGGTACAGGCGGTACGGCTCTACAATGCGCGTGCGAAAGACGCGAGCCTCCGGCGGTACCTCTGCCTGCAGCGTGGGGTCGTAGGCGGGATAGTCGGCATGGCGAGCGGTGAGCACCACCGGCTGCCAGCCGCAGGAGGGCAGGTACTTGACGAATTTCAAGCTCCTCTGTACGCCTGCCCCGCCGCTTGGGGGGAAGTAGTACGTC contains:
- a CDS encoding glycosyltransferase family 4 protein, whose amino-acid sequence is MLVVTYYFPPSGGAGVQRSLKFVKYLPSCGWQPVVLTARHADYPAYDPTLQAEVPPEARVFRTRIVEPYRLYRRLTGKRPDEALDIASLTRDERQRRAFKERLAEAVRAWLFIPDARVGWLPFAVYGGVRVARQEQVAVIYSSAPPYTCHLIGLCLKLLTGLPWVADFRDSWVGWLSAAQRPLLPRAVDCFLEHQVLARADAILGVSRGVAEDLASRHAKLYDNRWHILPNGYDGADYEGLTPLPRPDRLIVTYTGSLYGHRNPEALLRAVKSLIAEQPVLRERLLLRFVGRTGGFIEEMLRDPELAGVVEVVPYVPHGESLRFLLSSDMLLLIIDDAPANKGIITGKLYEYIGARKPILALAPEGEAAALVQRLRVGTVVPPNDEQAIRRAIELAHERWREGRLHLAKVDEAGVASLDRRHLTKELAGVLEAVVTGQVPRPAQATTKERHRL